ggagtagaattattcaggagtctcttttgtcctacaattatcccaattatttatTAAGGACCAAGACAGACCAAGACTGCTTTTGTttgacttaattattttgtctaacaactTAGTGATAACTTGTGTCTACATTCATCTGCTACATTCCTTAATAGAAACAGGGATTAGTTACAGCAGTTACATCTTTAGATCACTATGTATGCAGGAAcacaaactgcaataataaaaactactaacaactagaaaatattatgTAAAATAGTTTCACATTTTTTCTGATCTCTTCTATCAGGACTACCCAGAGTAGTTACATTGATGAGGAAGAGTGCAATACACACTTTGTGTGTGCAGCCATTCTAATCCTGCGTTCTGCTTGCTCATATACAATTACCAAAAATTTATTTCACTTTCCTTACTTGTTTAGCATAGTGCTATTCATTGTGATGTCTCTGATGACAACTAATACAAACTGCATCAGAAAGCGAGTTTCACTGATGAAAAACATTTGCCATTCATCACCAAATGCTTTTAGTTTTTTacgttgtcctgggttcagctgggatagagttaattttcacaacaagtcatttgggctgacccaaacagccgatcaaatgggatattctgtagCAtatgatgccatgctcagtatttaagtggggagctggttGAAGGAGAgccttttgctactcaggagcaagctgagcgtTGGGTgatgagaacactgcatgttgtatatgcttttttatcagtattatcaattgttgttttcttctccctttgccattctgataaactgttctcatcccaacgcatgagtttttgcctttttgccttctgattctcctccccatcccacggggGAGGGTGAAGGAGTGAGAAACTGctggttcttttgttgcaaattgaggcaaaaccacgaCAACATAGAGGTGCGTTACCGAGTAGACCTTAATTTGCATATGAATTCGTAGGATGTTAATAATACAAGTAAAGGTTTGCAGCTGTAATTACCAGTGCTTTGCAGCTTAACACtaggcctttttttttgtttttatcagtGCGTCTTCTGAGGCAGTGTGTACTTTTGCCTGCATCAATAAACTAGCTAGTTATCTCTTTATATATCTTCACATACAGtcctttcttggatttttttttacataaaatatatacattaaaaagaaGTTTATGCCGTTTGGATATCCTCATCTGGATAATACTAGTTTGAAACAAATCTAAGTAATATGTTTGGGTTTGTCAGTGTcaataatttctgtgttttaattaATGCCGTTTGTTTGTTTCTCCCCTCTAAGAATCTGTATGTAGATGATGGGAAAATTCAAGAGAAAGTAAAAGTTCAAGTGGATGTGATAGTACAAGATCATGCTAGGAAAATTCCCAAGTGGATTACGGTAACATATTTCTCCTATTCTGTTCTAAGTTATTAGCTGATTAGAATAAAGTAAGAACTCTAACTGTGCAGCACAATGAGTTCTAATACAACTTCTCTGCTATTCCATCACTGTTCCTCTCCTGCTTGCTGTCTACATAAATATGACAGTATCTCAGGTCTCTGACAGCAATGATTTGTAAGAAACAGAGCAGATGGTATCcacatatttctttgtttttttcttttatactttGTTCTTTGAACCCTGATGTGCAAGTTGACCTTCACTTCAGCAATTTTTCTGAGAAGCCTAAATTTGAGAtttgtaggaaaaaaaggagctttagctttattttggttttgagggCGAGCTGGGTTGGGGGCAAAGTGTTATGTTACGTGGTGTGGCTTCTGTTTCCTGCTGGAGTTAAAGGTGTATAGTTTATCCAGGTATAGATATGTCAATGTATAAATTCTCATATTTGGGAGAGGGATTAAAATATGATACATAATGTAGAAGTTGCAAAATATGATAAATAGCTTTCCAACATTAAACTGGTAACTCTTAAAAATTCATACTGAAGTCTTAGACgagactttttttctccttgtgtgaAATTTACTAAGCCCCTTAGGACTGTAGCTCTGCACAGAGCTTAATATAGTAAGGAGAGAGTAGGAGTTGTCACAAATAAGGTTTTGATGTTACCTTTAACATGCAAAAAATACAGGATATTAGAttatgtgtcttttttttctttgtttttcagataGCACCTCAACGTTCATCAGAAAGTCTTCGTTTAGCTCCGCCAGTGCAAGAACTGATTGGTACAACTAAATCTTTTGAGTGTTGGTCAAATATATTAGTTACAAAATAAGCTTGTGTTaaaatttattagaaataaaGATTTGACTGAAAACACAGAGACACTATTTATCCATTGGAAAAGTTTAATGGCTGGATTCTTGAAGATAAGTTAGATATGATTTTGCTTATggcaaaatgtatttgaaaagtaaaaaacaaatagctttatacataaaaacagcttttcttaaatagccccaggaaaaaaatgtgtatctACAAAATTCAGCAGCATTAAGCCCAATTAaatgaaagcatatttttttttgttctgcttgtttTTAAATTCAAGGAAAGTAATGAATAGCTTTGGGTCTGCTGGTAACTGGTACTCAAGGTGGTACTTCACTAgtaaactttttttcttcagaagctcTCCAGATTTGATGCAAACCTAAGATAGAAATTTGGTGTAAATATTTCAAGCCTAACTACTACAAAAAGCATTATCTTCATCCTGCTTTATGGCAAGCAAAGCTGCACTGGTACTAGCCAAGTACAAAGCTTTCAAGTAATATCGAAATAGAGTAACAAAACCTATAGGATAAGGCTGTTCCTCCTGGTCAGAAATCACAAAGAGCAAAGCAGTTTGCCCTCTACAATGAAAATGTTTTATATCTGTACAttaagctattttaaaataaggaGTTTTTTAACACATTTCATTTCTGTCTTCTATAGTCTGTTAATTCAATATGGTTCGGaaataccttttatttttttcctagtggATTGTATGTTAATGATCCATTTAGCCTGGCAAAAAAAACTTAATGAAATATGCTATTACAGGAAGACTATCTGTACCACATGCAATTGTTTCTAAGTCGTGTCATACATTACTGGAAGTGCCCTAATagatttggtggttttttttcttgtggttttgtcTTGtgattcatttgtttgtttttttttttgaatagacAACCAAGCCGCTGTTTTCAGAAAGAGAGTGGAGTTGTCAAATGAATGTTGTTCATCCAGACCTCTACAGTCACAACTTCCTGGCATTCCCATTTCACCAAATACAGTAGCCATACCCAAGCATCAGCCTTCTCCAGAAATGAATAAAACTTGCTATGATAGTATCTTGGAAGAATACCAGTCTGCAGATGAGGAATGTTCCTGGAGCAGTATAACTATTGCAGACTTGTATCCAGCGATGGTGGAGATACTTACAAGGCTCATGACAAAGCAGTCTCGGAGAAAAGAGTTAAAATACATGGCCAGATACTTAAGGCACAAAAGATGGCATTCTAGAAGACCGAAGCTCAATGTCACTGTAGACAAAATAAGAGGGTTCAGACCTCTTAAGCTGAAGCAAGCTCTGCCAAGCATATGCAGCAGTAGGAGTGAAGACATCCAGAATCAAACTTTTGTAAATGAGAACAGAGAATTTTGTGATGACAAGTGTTCCATTAGTAATTTATCTGGTCTGGTACCTTATTCTTACCTTGATTCAAATGAAATCAAAATGGACTACGCTGATGCAAGTTTAGAACATCATTTGCTATCTGGGAAAGGTCAAAAAGTCTCCAAACAGACTGTTTTTCCTAATGTTATGGCTAGAATGGGAGAGACCTTTGTAGTTGAAGATGAGTTACAGACTACTGTCTCACTGGAGAATTCAAAAtgcaaagaaagtgaaaacttGGCTTACAAATGTTCCTCAGAATACCATTTTATAACATCCACTGCCAGTTCAGGGTCAACAGCGCTTCACCTGGTAAAGGAGAGTAAATCTCAGAAGACTGACGTTCCTTGTGGTGATGCCTCAGAGTTGTGTTCATCTCCTTGCAGTTCCTATGGCAATAGTGACACTGTTATACCTGTCACAAACTGCTCTCTTGCAAGAGCATCACATACTTTTCTCATAAGTCCTGAAAGACACATTTCTTTCCAGCACAAACACTCATTTTCCTCATTGTCTGTGAAGCAGAGTCCTTCAAAGATGCCCCAGAAATACGAAGATGCATTTGAAAAACTATACTACAGACTGTGTTCCAAAGAAATCCAAAAGCCTTTGACATTGACAAGACCTCTTTCAAATTCACAGAACCttgaagagaaaggaagattAGTAGTGAAGAGTAGTTTAAGCAGTCCTTTGAGGTCCAATACACTGTACGATAGAGAATTTGACAGGATCTATGAGCAGTTGTGTAGTGAGGCTGTTCCAGAGCTTCATGGGTTTCAGAGAGCTTCAAATTTAAGGAAATATGAAGGGATACACATGTCTGAAACTGTAAATGCTCTTGTTAACTCACCTGTTCGAACTTTATCTGCAATTCCAAGAGTTAAAAGACtaggaaattttaaaaatgatCTTCTTTGTTCACCAGTAAAGCGACTGAAAAATATATCAGAATGTTATTTTCCTTCAACAAAATGTCAACAGATTTCTCACAGAAGAAATGTTAATCTTCAGACGATGGGCATGGATTTTTTGAGCAAATACAATGGCAGTAACCTCAGCTTTTTTGACAGTTACAACTGTCAGAGTCAGGTACTTAAgggcctttttttaaaaaaaaaaaaatagtgtgtaCTCTGATGTTTGAAGAAGGGCTTAAAAATGGATTAGAGGTGGAAGCTGTTTAAAGTAGTGACATCATACTTCTGGTCTTCTGGTGCTATTTGGTCAGCAAGGTTTTACAGGTTTTGGGGTTTGGAGGATTTTTATTTGCTAGAATATAAGTTGTATCAGGTCTCCTGGATCATGTGAGAAAGCTCACTATTTAATAACTTTGAAAATGGTTATAAAATGCTCAATaaaagattttgttaaattttaataGGCTATGTCACTGGTTAAAATAATCTCAAAGAGTGACCCTGTTAATTAAGGTGGCGTCCTTCTGAAATGATGACGTTTTGTTGATTTTATAGATGGACAAGGTGAGGCAAACAAAGCTTTACTGGGTTCCATATGAATCATTAGAGTTGTTGATTTAAATTTTATATTGGGCCCTTACTTCCAGGTTCCCAGTCATTTCTTCTGAGGCAAGCTATGAAATAATACCTGAGTTTTTCCATCAGTGTAACCTGTTGATGCTTTATTTTCAGGACTCTGGATTTCATGCTTCTTCAGATAAAACTTTTTTTGATATTCCTGGTACTTCCCTGCCAGGTTAGTTTCAGAGAACTTATGAATTACTACTTTAGCAATCACAAGCCCTGCTTCAAAGGGTTAATCTACAGAGCTCAATAGACCACTATCTAGGTGACAGCCCTTCTTCCTCAGGATATGTTTAAGTGTTCCTCTAAGTAAGGAATCTGTATAGAAAAGGGTTTCCTATTGCATGTTAACAGCTATTTAAGAAGCTTTTCTGTAGGTTAATTAGGACCTTTCCTTCTGAAGCATTGCTTATTATTCGCTGGTTTTCTCCCtcttattttatttaaagttttctGTGGCTTTTACTTTCGGTATCTAGATGTTCAGCAGGAAATGCATAGTTTGTTAATCCAACACTTGAATTGCCAAATTCTTTTGTTTGGATTCTTCAGCTTTACAAAAACTTGCATATGAGTTGTTGCATGGCTACTGTCACTTGCTTAGGTGAATTAGATTATTAATCTGGATAAAAAGAATTTTACCAATTCAGGACAGTagaattttattattaaaaaaaacccaaagtctaAAATTTTATCTGCTAATCTtctaatttccttttaaaaaacctGATTTTGGCTGAAGTATGTTTTTAACATAACCTGAACTTTTTTCCCTGCTAAGTAAAATCACCAATGTTTATTTTCCATATTTTATATTCATGAACCTTGTAATCAAGATAACAAGTAACTAACATGTGaaggaaaatactgaagaagGTGGCTTAAAATATTGTCAACTCATTTACGAGAAGAAAATGGCACTTGTTTGCATGGTTCTTGCCTTGCTGTATTTTCATTACTGATTAATTGGAAAGAATTTTATTATCTGAGGTAGACTTATCCCTTCTGTTGTCTTATGCCTTCCTCAACTTGTACTTTATGTATTACATTTTTTCTGGTATCAACAGTTTCTTCTAGTTCTACCTTTTTCTAGTGGTGATAAATTATAAGCATTTTGAAGAAGCCTGGCTTATGCTTAAATATATTCTGTGTATGAAATTTACTTGAAATTAAGTTTTGCCAGAACCTTTTGCATTAGAATATTTTCATAAGGAAATTTGCTCATTGAAGTATGCCAATAAAGTATTACCAATGTCTTAATAggctaatattttaaaaacatactgtAGTGCCCATGCTATTCAGCATGGCTCTTACCCTTTCCATACTCCTGTTTTTCATTACCAGAATCTGGGATTGCATATGTCAACTCTGGTTGGCCTAGGGCAATGAAAAATTACAGCTGTCCTGGAAGTGCACAGAAGTGTCAGCAAAGGTAAGTGTCTTTTtgagaaaagaaatttcaaaCGTAATTCTTGCTGCTCTACATCTGTATCAAGGGTATGGAGGTTGTTGCTTAGATGCTTACTTCTAGAATGAAAATGAGCATGGGTGCTTGGGAGAACCCAAGCTCATCAAACCTGCAGACTTGAACACTGGGAGGTAAGTGTCTGTGGACAAAACTAGCCAGACTTCAGCATGGATGGCCAGTGAACACAAGTTAGTAGGATGGCCTAACTGAATAACTACTCCAGTCcttattttgtgtttgtgttcatTATAGAAGCATTTATTATTTTGGGTGGAACTAAAGAACTGTTTTGATTCTGCTGTGTGTTTGAGTGAACAAGTTCTCTCAGAAAGGGAAAGTCCTCTCGGCTGAGGAAAGGGCAGTATATTGCCATTTAAAAGGACTTTCAAAAGTCAACTTCAGTGCAGCTGGGCATAGTTACCTGCATTTTGGCTCAGTGTAAGCAAGCAGTGGCTCTGTTTGGAAGATATCCAAGATCCTCTCCTCCTGCTGTTATCACTCTTGGCAATGTATTTAGATCCCTGGAAGGAGAACACTCCTTCCAGCTCCCTGGACACTGGCCTACTACATCTGCTTTTCGTAGAAAATATGTGACTTTTAAAGGATTCTCAAATTTCAGACCTTTTGGATTTTTAATTACAAACTAATTTAATAGGCAGCAGGATTAAAAAGCATTGAAAGTTCTCTGAACAGCTTCTCATTGTTTTTTCCTGAACATTTTGACATGCTTTTTTGCCAAAAAGCCTAATCAGCACCACACGATACGCTGCCTTCCTAAACTCAGTCAAGAAATGTTATCACTGTGCTTGAGATGATCATACAGCTGATAGGAAATTTTTCTGACAATGTTCAGATTAAAACTTCAAAGGAAGcctgaatgtatttttaaactactTGTATGGAGAACTTAACCGGAAAAGAGGCTgcataatttaaagaaaaaagtttcagtTTAAGCAAACGTGGAATTAAAACTTGGAGGCTTGTAATATAAATATACAATGATATTGATAGCGACTgaattttgattatttttgaaaTAATGGAAGACGGGAGGCAAGCTGATGAGTATACAAGGATGTTTCTGTGATGCTGAGTATGCcgacttagctgagtaaacttcTGCTCAGTTCTTGAATTCCctcgttttttttttctttactactttTTCCTGATTCCATAGACCTGCTTATGAGATCAGTAATTGTTCTGAAGGAAGAGGTTTTCCTTTCCTTAATGCAAGTAAGAGAAACTTGAGAAAGAGTAGGAAATCATGATTTCACAGAGTGCTTTCTTGCCAAGCCATCTGGCATAAAatctatttctttgttctttaattACACAAATGCATGTTTGCTGATTTGTAGCTGAAGTGGACTGTCAGCTGGCAAGCTTCCTTGGGCCTGTGGTGTGATATTCTTAGCCTTCTATGGTCCCCAGGAGTGAAGCTCTTCTTAAATGGCTTCAGAGCCCTCAGAAGTTTTATGCCTAAGCCATGTGGCAAAATGCTGTGCGTTGTAATGAATGGTtgtggaaagaaaagaatattGTCTTCCTGTCTGGAACTTGACTGCTTTTATCTAGAAGATGATTATGAAAGAgatatttcagaaaaggaaatgttCATAACTAACAGACTTTTCTTCAGCTCTGTGTGAGTGCTGTTGTACAGCTATACTGCTACGCTTAATTGTCAGATATAAaccaaaatagtttaaaatagatGTTAAAAAAATTATGCCATTTCTTGGGTAATATGCAAGGAAATAATTGTGTTCTCACTTGTATCTTTCATTTTTAGCTATTTGTGAATACACTCAAAGATTACATCTCAAAGTttggtatatatttatataatttagGTGAATGTGGTAGCACGACCGAGACATTAAAATGACACAGAATGAAAAGTTTCCTCTCCAGTTGAAAGCGCATGGGAATGCAGACAAGGAGTCCTCCTGGTGTTCACAGTCAAGTTGTTCAGATATCTTGCTTTGGCAGTTTGTTTCAGTTTAATTCCACTCATCAGCGTTTCACCAAGCGTAGTATTTTTGTGTAGTTTACTTTATGACCTAAACAATTCTTTTCTATAGGGTATCCAGAAAACTAAGCTACACTGATGGGGAAAGACCAAAATCCTAGCAATCTCTTGGACAACTTCCTGGTCAAAACTCACCAAGGAGCATTCATGGACTGCTACAGAGAAAACATTGTTTTATaaagtttgggtttgttttgtttttctttcttcttccaagaATCAAGGATGTATTATATGTATGTAATATACTGATTTATACTTCCCTGAAATATAAATCTTCAGGATCTGCTTTGTCCCTTCTGACAGGGCATTTCTTGCTCCTTCAGCTTCATCAGATATTGTAGGGAATCAGGTTTCCTTTCTGTGGCTAAGTTTAAATTATGTATTTAGTGGTGTTTATAATAATAGAATGTAATCTGTATTAGCTTTTTATCTGCTAATAAGCTTTAATTCTTAAAGTATTAGTAAGAAGGTAAGTAACAATCTCTTTCTGCTGAATTCTTGTCTATTCACGCTTTATACATACATCAGTactaaatgaatgaaaaaatgtAAACTGGGCTGGATGATCCAAATGCAATATTATACCCTATGACTTGTCATGTGCCTTCTGTGTAATTTTAATGTTAAATTTTCTAAGTAGCTCACCAAAGTTGATTGTTCGATACAATTTTATCATTTTTAGTGGATTTGATAGTTATATTCTGTGTTCTAATAAAATTTTACCTGACTCTATATATATTCTAAATAAAAAACTATTCTGAACAAATACCTGCTTTCAACGCTTTATTTCAGGTATGTAAATTCCCAGGAGGAGTTTGTATAGCTGCAGCAAATACATAATCATGATGTGGCAGGGTCCCGCAggttttcattgctgttttctttcttggcaAGGAGATTGTTTTAGTGGTGTCAGGTCAAGTGCACTCTGTTTGATCGGCATTGCCGCTTAACAGCTTTCTGAgctccagaaaaggaaaaaataattttcctttggcTTTACTTCATTTCTGGGCACACAGGAGTTTTTAATCTTATTGTAGTTCTTAAAACCAAGATCTTATTATCCTAAGTGTCATTCTTGAGTGGAACAAGAAACCAGCTTCAGTGAGGTTTACCCTGAGATAAGACAAGAACTTCTGcaatatacacacatgcacatgttCTATCCCTAATCATTCATacattgtcctggtttcagctgggatagagttaattttcctctcaatagctgctgtgttttggatttagtacgagaagaatgttgatatcACTGGTTTTGGTTGTTGCCAAGAAATCAAGGACtgtttccagtctcccatgttcagctaaggagcaggtgagcaggagctgggaggaagcacagccaggcaggtagCCCAAGCTggtcagtggaaatattccatactatggACAtctgctcagtttatgaatgggggttggctgaggGGGCAGGAGGctgtctgctcttctcttttcctctgttgTCTGGGAGTTCCAACTTCTTTTGAGGATTTAGTGAAATTTGTGATTTCTGGGGTTccgtgattgctgcttggggactggctgtaaatcggttgttgggtggtgagaaaattgtgtgTACTTTGTTTtccatattcattattatcattagtaatATCAGTAGTATTAGTaattttcctttgttgccttattaaactgtctttatctcaacccatgagttttacgaGTTTAACAGATCtcacaaggagcagctgagggagctggggctgtttagtctgcagaggaggaggctgaggggggaccttcttgctctctacagctacctgaaatgaggttgcaatgaggcaggtgttggtctcttctcccaagtaaccagcaccAGGACGAGAgaagatggcctcaagttgtgtcaggggaggtttagattggatatgaggaaaaatctctttactgaaagagtggtcaggcattggaacaggctgcccagggaggtggtggagtcaccatccctggaggcgtttaaaaagtgtgtagatgtggcacttcaggatacggtttagtaggcatggtggtgttgggttgacagttggacatgATAAGcttggagatcttttccaacttatgattctttgattctatgttttgtccattctcctccccatcctgctggagggcaggggaagaggaaggggaggggtgagtgagcagctgtctggtgcttagttgctgactGCCGGCTTAAAAGACGACAATAGTATGTTTCCTTCAACAACAGCAACGAAGATTGTCTTTTAGAAATGCTTGTGTGGCTCATTTTCCTTCCTATTCCAGACATGGATGCACTGTAGAGAATATGCTTGATGAACTACCTTCCTCCTGGATCTGTTGAGGTGATTATTTCCCGGCATTTCTTGATTAAACTAGTACTGAGCAATTACATAACTCCATTAATGTCTTGTATTCTAAAGTAACTTAAACTGGAATTGGGTTTTGGACATGTTCTGACTCTAGATATGACTTCTACACAGCAACCTGAATGCAGACTTACCCAGGTAGGAAGGTAAGTTTATTTAAACAACATAGCAGTTTATTTGCATGAAAACTACTTCAAACGAATTTTGACGGGTAGTTCTTGAAAAACCTTGAGGTGTTGGAAGATAAGCTCGTTCAGTGCCACCTTTTTGGTGCTAGCAGTAGCAAAAAATGGGAGAAAGTTACGCAATTATTTTTAGAGTTTGATCTAACGTGCACTTGTGTCAGCAGACTCTTAAAAGTATGATATAGCCAAAAGTCTATGTTGTTTTTCCTAACAACACTCTTTAAACAGATGTATCTGCAGTGATTGTCAGATGCTGCAATGACTACTGGAGTATACCTGTCCTGGACTTACAAAGATATCGTGGTGCTAATTGATCTCTCTTCTGTTTTGAGCTCTCTTCTTCTCCCCTTCCAAACAGTTTTACTTCTTCCACTGTATTTCCCCTTGTTTACTCTTTCTGGACTGTTCCATTGAATGGACGTTGGAGTGCTAAGCTTACTGTTAATAAAAAGAGCTTCACACTGCTTCCTTCTGCTTCAGAATTTTTGTAAAGAACACTGGAAAAACAGGCTAGGTTTCTGAGACAGTATAAACCTAGACCTGGCatcttcttttcttattttattctgaTTAGTTGAAACTTTCTTTATATATAAAAAGTTTAATATAGTTTATGCATATTTTTCTCTAATGGCTTGAAAATGGAGCAATATTGAACACATTTTCATGTAAGAATTCAGTGGTCATTTGAAAACCATCCCAAAAGGtcacgtaaaaaaaaaaacaaacgtcATTCACTCTTAAGCAGGCAGAGGGTAAAGAGCTGGAGGAGTAAAGCTAAATCTGCACTGTGGCAGCATTGGAAACAGTTGAAAGGCTGTTAAAGATGATCCTGGAGTCTGTGAGAGCAGCAGTGAAtaatttagtagaagcagtgattaaatgtagaaaggaaatAGATATTGAGGGAGAATATTTA
The window above is part of the Opisthocomus hoazin isolate bOpiHoa1 chromosome 1, bOpiHoa1.hap1, whole genome shotgun sequence genome. Proteins encoded here:
- the HJURP gene encoding Holliday junction recognition protein; protein product: MASAWDLDERLRRSNARFVASINRILERYNHPFEDDLLISMETLTYNTPDGPKQWEEVSTKKLRKWKKEVLQRNRGSQRNAEMSKQQTSDSEDGHATVHQESPENSHVDTSDVDEESDADIVSVRRKFEDIHFQNLYVDDGKIQEKVKVQVDVIVQDHARKIPKWITIAPQRSSESLRLAPPVQELIDNQAAVFRKRVELSNECCSSRPLQSQLPGIPISPNTVAIPKHQPSPEMNKTCYDSILEEYQSADEECSWSSITIADLYPAMVEILTRLMTKQSRRKELKYMARYLRHKRWHSRRPKLNVTVDKIRGFRPLKLKQALPSICSSRSEDIQNQTFVNENREFCDDKCSISNLSGLVPYSYLDSNEIKMDYADASLEHHLLSGKGQKVSKQTVFPNVMARMGETFVVEDELQTTVSLENSKCKESENLAYKCSSEYHFITSTASSGSTALHLVKESKSQKTDVPCGDASELCSSPCSSYGNSDTVIPVTNCSLARASHTFLISPERHISFQHKHSFSSLSVKQSPSKMPQKYEDAFEKLYYRLCSKEIQKPLTLTRPLSNSQNLEEKGRLVVKSSLSSPLRSNTLYDREFDRIYEQLCSEAVPELHGFQRASNLRKYEGIHMSETVNALVNSPVRTLSAIPRVKRLGNFKNDLLCSPVKRLKNISECYFPSTKCQQISHRRNVNLQTMGMDFLSKYNGSNLSFFDSYNCQSQDSGFHASSDKTFFDIPGTSLPESGIAYVNSGWPRAMKNYSCPGSAQKCQQRVSRKLSYTDGERPKS